A region from the Microbacterium lacus genome encodes:
- the lysE gene encoding L-lysine exporter, with amino-acid sequence MLTPLLAGVGLGFSLIVAIGAQNLFVLRQGIRREHVVLVASICAVSDAVLIALGVSGVGLVLQAVPWLIDVVRWAGALFLIGYGLLAARRAWRPSGEALGSSAPAPGPTAATAGGTAATAGATAVATRAIPVVATCLALTWLNPHVYLDTVFLLGTVANTHGDQRWVFAAGAMAASVIWFFALAFGARYLGRWLGTPRAWRILDAIIAVVMVAIGVSLVLPH; translated from the coding sequence GTGCTCACTCCCCTGCTCGCCGGCGTCGGTCTCGGCTTCTCGCTCATCGTCGCGATCGGCGCCCAGAACCTGTTCGTGCTGCGGCAGGGGATTCGTCGCGAGCATGTCGTGCTGGTCGCGTCGATCTGCGCGGTCTCCGATGCGGTGCTCATCGCGCTGGGCGTGTCCGGCGTCGGACTCGTGCTGCAGGCCGTGCCGTGGCTGATCGATGTGGTGCGCTGGGCGGGTGCGCTGTTCCTCATCGGCTACGGCCTGCTGGCGGCGCGGCGCGCGTGGCGCCCGTCGGGTGAGGCACTCGGGTCCTCAGCGCCGGCGCCCGGCCCGACCGCGGCGACCGCCGGCGGGACCGCGGCGACCGCCGGCGCGACGGCCGTGGCCACCCGGGCGATTCCCGTCGTCGCGACGTGCCTGGCACTGACGTGGCTGAACCCGCACGTGTACCTGGACACCGTGTTCCTCCTCGGGACTGTCGCGAACACCCACGGCGACCAGCGGTGGGTGTTCGCCGCCGGCGCCATGGCCGCGAGCGTGATCTGGTTCTTCGCCCTCGCGTTCGGCGCGCGCTACCTCGGTCGGTGGCTCGGCACGCCGCGCGCCTGGCGCATCCTCGACGCGATCATCGCCGTCGTGATGGTCGCGATCGGCGTCAGCCTCGTCCTGCCCCACTGA
- a CDS encoding APC family permease, with product MGAAAPLASAGEKGAKTDLSKKGLSAGTVGLIGAVVIGISCIAPAYTLTAALGPVVSEVGFQVPAIIIVGFIPMLLVAFGYRELNRSMPDSGTSFTWATRAFGPWVGWMAGWGLIAATILVLSNLAGIAVEFLFLLIDQIAGSPGTIAELAFNPFINVAVCLLFMLGATFVSYRDMQTTQKLQYVLVTFQVLVLVIFSVAAFAHVAQGNAFDASPVELSWFNPFAVGDFAAVVAGLSLSIFIFWGWDVTLTMNEETKDPEKTPGRAATLTVLTIFALYLLISVSLLAFAGTGTEGLGLGNEDIQSNVFFYLSGPILGPFAFLVSLAVLTSSASSLQSTFVSPARTLLAMGHYGALPGRFAEVSPRFFTPGFATIVSAVVASVFYAVMRFISEDVLWDTITTLGMMICFYYGITAFACVWYFRKQWFDTTRNVFFTFLFPLVGGVILLFLFGKTLIDSMSPDYGSGSNIGGLGLVFILGVVVIGLGIVIMIWQAIKRPAFFRGETISLDAPASLRRARR from the coding sequence ATGGGCGCTGCGGCGCCGCTCGCGTCCGCGGGCGAAAAGGGTGCCAAGACCGATCTGTCCAAGAAGGGCCTGAGCGCCGGCACCGTGGGCCTGATCGGCGCGGTGGTGATCGGCATCTCCTGCATCGCCCCCGCCTACACGCTGACGGCCGCCCTCGGCCCGGTGGTGTCCGAAGTGGGCTTCCAGGTGCCGGCGATCATCATCGTCGGCTTCATCCCGATGCTCCTCGTCGCGTTCGGCTACCGCGAGCTCAACCGCTCGATGCCCGACTCGGGCACGTCGTTCACGTGGGCCACCCGCGCGTTCGGCCCCTGGGTCGGCTGGATGGCGGGGTGGGGGCTCATCGCGGCGACGATCCTCGTGCTGTCCAACCTCGCCGGCATCGCGGTCGAATTCCTCTTCCTCCTGATCGACCAGATCGCCGGAAGCCCCGGCACGATCGCGGAGCTCGCCTTCAACCCGTTCATCAACGTCGCGGTGTGTCTGCTGTTCATGCTCGGGGCGACGTTCGTGTCCTACCGCGACATGCAGACCACGCAGAAGCTGCAGTACGTCTTGGTCACGTTCCAGGTGCTCGTGCTCGTGATCTTCTCGGTCGCCGCCTTCGCGCACGTCGCCCAGGGCAACGCGTTCGACGCGAGCCCGGTCGAGCTGTCGTGGTTCAACCCGTTCGCGGTCGGCGACTTCGCCGCGGTCGTCGCGGGCCTCTCGCTCTCGATCTTCATCTTCTGGGGGTGGGATGTCACCCTCACGATGAACGAGGAGACCAAGGACCCCGAGAAGACGCCGGGGCGCGCCGCGACCCTGACGGTGCTCACGATCTTCGCGCTGTACCTGCTGATCTCGGTCTCTCTCCTGGCGTTCGCCGGCACCGGGACGGAAGGACTCGGTCTCGGCAACGAGGACATCCAGTCGAACGTGTTCTTCTACCTGTCCGGGCCCATCCTCGGACCGTTCGCGTTCCTGGTCTCCCTCGCGGTGCTGACGAGCTCGGCATCATCGCTGCAGTCCACGTTCGTCTCGCCGGCGCGCACGCTCCTGGCGATGGGCCACTACGGCGCACTGCCCGGTCGCTTCGCCGAGGTGAGCCCGCGGTTCTTCACACCGGGCTTCGCGACGATCGTCTCGGCGGTCGTGGCGTCGGTGTTCTACGCCGTGATGCGCTTCATCAGCGAGGACGTGCTGTGGGACACCATCACGACGCTCGGCATGATGATCTGCTTCTACTACGGCATCACCGCGTTCGCGTGCGTCTGGTACTTCCGCAAGCAGTGGTTCGACACGACCCGGAACGTCTTCTTCACGTTCCTGTTCCCGCTCGTCGGCGGCGTCATCCTGCTGTTCCTGTTCGGTAAGACGCTCATCGACAGCATGAGCCCCGACTACGGCAGCGGATCCAACATCGGCGGCTTGGGGCTCGTCTTCATCCTCGGTGTCGTCGTGATCGGGCTCGGCATCGTGATCATGATCTGGCAGGCGATCAAGCGTCCGGCCTTCTTCCGCGGCGAGACGATTTCCCTCGACGCACCCGCGAGCCTGCGCCGCGCGCGCCGGTGA
- a CDS encoding endonuclease domain-containing protein, whose protein sequence is MGFVRDAVATGGGVVRVAALRAAGVPRRAIEHAVSTRELIRPRNGWVALPDADPLLVAAARAGVVVSCVTQAERLGLWVLGDGAVHVAAPPKRHIGEVRAGTRVHWGRPLVPRHPDAVADPVENVLAAIAGCQPHERAMAVWESALRQGLVVRESLRLMPLAPAARSLLEECSLHSDSGLETFISVRLRFLRLPIRQQVWLAGYPVDFLVGDRLVLQIDGGHHVGAQRRSDIGHDARLTLLGYHEIRIDYVQIMARWAEVHDVIVRAVAQGLHRAA, encoded by the coding sequence ATGGGATTCGTGAGGGATGCCGTCGCCACGGGCGGCGGCGTGGTCAGGGTAGCGGCGCTGCGGGCGGCCGGCGTGCCGCGGCGGGCGATCGAGCACGCGGTCTCGACGCGGGAGCTGATCCGCCCGCGCAACGGCTGGGTCGCGCTGCCGGACGCCGATCCGCTGCTGGTCGCGGCGGCGCGCGCCGGAGTGGTCGTCTCCTGCGTCACACAGGCAGAGAGGCTTGGACTGTGGGTGCTCGGGGACGGTGCGGTCCATGTGGCGGCGCCGCCGAAGCGCCACATCGGGGAGGTCCGGGCGGGGACGCGGGTGCACTGGGGGCGCCCGCTCGTGCCGCGGCATCCCGATGCCGTCGCCGACCCGGTCGAGAACGTCCTTGCGGCGATCGCGGGCTGTCAGCCTCACGAGCGGGCGATGGCTGTGTGGGAATCCGCGCTCCGGCAGGGCCTCGTCGTCCGCGAGTCGCTCCGGCTCATGCCCCTCGCCCCCGCCGCGCGCTCGCTGCTCGAGGAGTGCTCGCTGCACTCAGATTCGGGGCTCGAGACCTTCATTTCGGTGCGCCTGCGATTCCTGCGGCTGCCGATCCGTCAGCAGGTGTGGCTCGCGGGGTATCCGGTCGACTTCCTCGTCGGCGACCGCCTCGTCCTGCAGATCGACGGCGGACACCACGTCGGCGCACAGCGCCGCAGCGACATCGGGCACGATGCGCGCCTGACGCTGCTCGGCTATCACGAGATCCGCATCGACTATGTGCAGATCATGGCGCGGTGGGCGGAGGTCCATGACGTGATCGTGCGCGCCGTCGCGCAGGGGCTGCATCGGGCCGCGTGA
- a CDS encoding NAD-dependent succinate-semialdehyde dehydrogenase, translated as MSDYKVVNPATGQTLAEYPLTTDAELEQALASAYEAAKGWAHTSAVSERAGLLRRVAELHRERRDELAATIVREMGKPLEAALGEVDFAADITEFYADNAERIMKDEPIDILAEGTAVIRRSPLGVLLGIMPWNFPYYQVARFAAPNLLVGNPILLKHAPQCPESSAAIEDMYRTAGFPDGAYTNLYITNDQAATVIADPRVQGVSVTGSERAGSAVAEVAGRNLKKVVLELGGSDPFILLSTDDLDAAVQAAADARLDNTGQSCNAAKRFIVADDLYEPFVEKFTAILTGAKVGDPFAEDTVLGPLSSELAAQRLQEQVDKAVAQGATLVAGGTRDGAFFPGTVLTDVTPEMDAYREEFFGPVGVVYRVRDEDEAVRIANDTPFGLGSYVFTTDAEQAERIADKIDAGMVYVNLVLADSPELPFGGVKRSGTGREMGLLAADEFVNKKLVRIGA; from the coding sequence ATGAGTGACTACAAGGTCGTCAACCCCGCGACGGGGCAGACGCTCGCCGAATACCCGCTGACGACGGATGCCGAGCTCGAGCAGGCGCTCGCGTCGGCGTACGAGGCCGCCAAGGGGTGGGCGCACACCTCCGCGGTGTCCGAGCGCGCCGGGCTCCTGCGCCGCGTCGCGGAGCTCCACCGGGAGCGCCGGGACGAACTGGCGGCGACGATCGTCCGCGAGATGGGCAAGCCCCTCGAGGCTGCTCTGGGCGAAGTGGACTTCGCCGCGGACATCACGGAGTTCTACGCCGACAACGCCGAGCGGATCATGAAGGACGAGCCGATCGACATCCTCGCGGAGGGCACCGCGGTGATCCGCCGCTCGCCGCTCGGCGTGCTGCTGGGCATCATGCCGTGGAACTTCCCGTACTACCAGGTCGCCCGCTTCGCCGCGCCGAACCTGCTCGTGGGCAACCCGATCCTGCTCAAGCACGCACCTCAGTGCCCGGAGTCCTCCGCCGCGATCGAGGACATGTACCGTACGGCCGGCTTCCCCGACGGGGCGTACACGAACCTGTACATCACGAACGACCAGGCGGCGACGGTGATCGCCGACCCCCGCGTGCAGGGCGTCTCGGTGACCGGTTCGGAGCGCGCCGGCTCGGCCGTCGCCGAGGTGGCAGGACGCAACCTCAAGAAGGTCGTGCTCGAGCTCGGAGGCTCGGACCCCTTCATCCTGCTGTCCACGGACGACCTCGACGCCGCGGTCCAGGCCGCCGCCGACGCGCGCCTGGACAACACGGGCCAGTCGTGCAACGCCGCCAAGCGGTTCATCGTCGCCGACGACCTCTACGAGCCGTTCGTGGAGAAGTTCACGGCGATCCTCACCGGCGCGAAGGTCGGAGACCCGTTCGCCGAGGACACCGTGCTCGGCCCGCTCTCCTCGGAGCTCGCGGCGCAGCGCCTGCAGGAGCAGGTCGACAAGGCCGTCGCGCAGGGCGCGACGCTCGTGGCCGGCGGCACGCGCGACGGGGCGTTCTTCCCCGGCACGGTGCTCACGGACGTGACCCCGGAGATGGACGCCTACCGCGAGGAGTTCTTCGGTCCCGTCGGCGTGGTCTACCGGGTCCGGGACGAAGACGAAGCGGTGCGGATCGCGAACGACACCCCGTTCGGCCTCGGATCGTACGTCTTCACGACGGACGCCGAGCAGGCCGAGCGCATCGCCGACAAGATCGACGCGGGCATGGTCTACGTCAACCTCGTCCTGGCGGACTCGCCCGAGCTCCCATTCGGCGGCGTGAAGCGCTCCGGCACGGGCCGCGAGATGGGGCTGCTCGCTGCGGACGAGTTCGTGAACAAGAAGCTCGTGCGCATCGGCGCGTGA
- a CDS encoding amino acid ABC transporter ATP-binding protein codes for MSPTDPLLRVSGLTKSFGANRVLDGVDFDVRRGEVVALIGPSGSGKTTVLRCLNGLETPDAGLIAFDGGPVIDFARPVSKADRIALRDRSAMVFQHHNLFPHRTVLQNVTEGPIYAHGVPKAEAIARAEALLERVGLADKRDALPFALSGGQQQRVGIVRALALQPSLLLFDEPTSALDPELVGEVLVVLKELADEGWTMVIVTHELAFAREVADEVLFFDDGVILERGAPGEILTDPQHDRTRRFLDRILRPFED; via the coding sequence ATGTCGCCCACTGATCCCCTCCTTCGCGTATCCGGCCTCACGAAGAGCTTCGGTGCGAACCGCGTGCTCGACGGCGTCGACTTCGACGTGCGTCGCGGTGAGGTGGTCGCTCTCATCGGGCCCAGCGGGTCCGGCAAGACGACCGTGCTCCGCTGTCTCAACGGCCTCGAGACGCCGGATGCCGGTCTCATCGCGTTCGACGGCGGCCCGGTGATCGACTTCGCCCGCCCGGTCTCCAAGGCCGACCGGATCGCCCTGCGCGATCGTTCTGCGATGGTCTTCCAGCATCACAATCTCTTCCCCCACCGCACGGTCCTGCAGAACGTGACGGAGGGGCCGATCTACGCGCACGGCGTCCCGAAGGCGGAGGCGATCGCCCGGGCGGAGGCGCTGCTCGAGCGCGTCGGGCTGGCCGACAAGCGGGACGCGCTGCCGTTCGCGCTCTCCGGCGGCCAGCAGCAGCGCGTCGGCATCGTCAGGGCGCTCGCCCTGCAGCCGTCGCTGCTCCTCTTCGACGAGCCGACGAGCGCGCTGGATCCCGAACTGGTCGGCGAAGTGCTCGTCGTGCTGAAGGAGCTCGCCGACGAAGGCTGGACCATGGTGATCGTCACACATGAACTCGCGTTCGCGCGCGAGGTGGCAGACGAGGTCCTGTTCTTCGACGACGGTGTCATCCTCGAGCGCGGGGCGCCGGGCGAGATCCTCACCGACCCGCAGCACGACCGCACACGGCGCTTCCTCGACCGGATCCTGCGGCCCTTCGAGGACTGA
- the nusG gene encoding transcription termination/antitermination protein NusG, giving the protein MSERYVDDADWATAAEQSSEDDEAQEGNILAEEDRANTPAEHLAVHIVDEDEDGLEDLDDIDIDDPEADAIVNDALNIDEAAEVEAAAEVLTDSLAEEEAEYAAEHADDVTPYDGPDVNGDEDEPVLDAEFVADVDAAAGVVDEVEASVDAADAAIAPVDEDAADDESDVDEDPYETFRTELRMLPGKWYVIHSYAGFERKVKANIEQRKSTLEVEEDIYQIEVPMEDVVEIKNGQRKMVTRVRIPGYVLVRMELNEDTWSVVRHTPGVTGFVGNAHNPTPLRFEEAFNMLKSLVEVKEVAPAKGAAAKGSQAVARSIPAEVDFEVGETITIKEGSFAGLPGTISEIKPESGKLTVLVSLFERETPVELSFDQVTKL; this is encoded by the coding sequence TTGTCTGAAAGATATGTCGACGACGCCGATTGGGCGACCGCTGCCGAGCAGTCCTCGGAGGACGACGAAGCCCAAGAGGGCAACATCCTCGCCGAGGAGGACCGCGCGAACACGCCGGCCGAGCACCTCGCCGTGCACATCGTGGACGAGGACGAGGACGGACTCGAGGACCTGGACGACATCGACATCGACGACCCGGAGGCGGACGCGATCGTGAACGACGCTCTGAACATCGACGAGGCCGCTGAGGTCGAGGCGGCCGCCGAGGTGCTGACCGACTCGCTGGCCGAGGAGGAGGCGGAGTACGCCGCCGAGCACGCCGACGACGTGACCCCGTACGACGGCCCGGACGTGAACGGCGATGAGGACGAGCCGGTCCTCGACGCCGAGTTCGTCGCCGACGTGGATGCCGCCGCCGGTGTCGTGGACGAGGTCGAAGCCTCCGTCGACGCGGCGGACGCGGCGATCGCCCCGGTGGATGAGGACGCCGCCGACGACGAGTCCGACGTCGACGAGGACCCCTACGAGACGTTCCGCACCGAGCTGCGCATGCTCCCCGGCAAGTGGTACGTCATCCACTCCTACGCCGGCTTCGAGCGCAAGGTGAAGGCCAACATCGAGCAGCGCAAATCCACGCTCGAGGTCGAAGAGGACATCTACCAGATCGAGGTCCCGATGGAGGACGTCGTCGAGATCAAGAACGGTCAGCGCAAGATGGTCACGCGCGTCCGGATCCCCGGCTACGTGCTCGTGCGCATGGAGCTCAACGAGGACACCTGGTCGGTCGTCCGCCACACGCCCGGTGTCACCGGCTTCGTCGGCAACGCGCACAACCCGACGCCGCTGCGCTTCGAAGAGGCCTTCAACATGCTCAAGTCCCTCGTCGAGGTCAAGGAGGTCGCGCCCGCCAAGGGTGCCGCCGCCAAGGGCAGCCAGGCCGTCGCGCGCAGCATCCCCGCCGAGGTCGACTTCGAGGTCGGCGAGACCATCACGATCAAGGAGGGCTCGTTCGCGGGTCTTCCCGGCACGATCAGCGAGATCAAGCCCGAGAGCGGCAAGCTCACGGTCCTCGTCTCGCTCTTCGAGCGCGAGACCCCGGTCGAGCTGTCGTTCGACCAGGTCACTAAGCTCTGA
- a CDS encoding amino acid ABC transporter substrate-binding protein has protein sequence MSRRPLLLAAAALAAALTLSACSGSASPSGTASAPSADGDLGLMSAGTLTVATEGTYRPFSYHDESGDLVGFDVEIAEAVADELGLKVSFQETQWDAIFAGLDAGRFDVIANQVSINPEREEKYLFSEPYTVSPGVIVVNEDDDSITSFDDLAGKTTAQSLTSNWYELAQSSGATVEAVEGWAQAVALLQQGRVDATINDNLTFLDYEKSEGPTGLKIAAETDDPGLSAFALTKDKEALAAAIDDALAALRADGTLAKISEKYFGEDVTQ, from the coding sequence ATGTCCCGCCGCCCCCTTCTGCTCGCCGCCGCCGCTCTGGCCGCCGCCCTCACGCTCTCCGCGTGCTCCGGTTCGGCTTCCCCGTCCGGCACCGCCTCCGCACCGTCCGCGGATGGCGACCTCGGCCTCATGTCGGCCGGCACCCTCACGGTCGCGACCGAGGGCACCTATCGACCCTTCAGCTACCACGATGAGTCCGGCGATCTGGTCGGGTTCGACGTGGAGATCGCCGAGGCCGTCGCCGACGAGCTGGGTCTGAAGGTGTCCTTCCAGGAGACTCAGTGGGACGCGATCTTCGCCGGCCTGGATGCCGGACGTTTCGACGTGATCGCCAACCAGGTCTCGATCAACCCCGAGCGCGAGGAGAAGTACCTCTTCAGCGAGCCGTACACCGTCTCCCCGGGCGTCATCGTCGTGAACGAGGACGACGACTCGATCACGAGCTTTGACGACCTCGCGGGCAAGACGACCGCCCAGTCGCTCACGAGCAACTGGTACGAGCTCGCTCAGTCCAGCGGCGCGACCGTCGAGGCCGTCGAAGGCTGGGCGCAGGCCGTCGCCCTCCTGCAGCAGGGCCGCGTGGACGCCACGATCAACGACAACCTGACCTTCCTCGACTACGAGAAGAGCGAGGGCCCGACCGGGCTCAAGATCGCCGCCGAGACCGATGACCCCGGTCTCAGCGCCTTCGCGCTCACGAAGGACAAGGAAGCGCTCGCCGCCGCGATCGATGACGCGCTCGCCGCGCTGCGCGCCGACGGCACGCTGGCGAAGATCAGCGAGAAGTACTTCGGCGAGGACGTCACGCAGTAA
- the secE gene encoding preprotein translocase subunit SecE — protein MVQDEPKGEIVPSGAGAPREKKPNIFARIALFIRQVLAELRKVVTPTRQELIKYTGVVLGFVIIMMALVYGLDLLFVWVTTVVFGVPA, from the coding sequence ATGGTCCAAGACGAGCCGAAGGGCGAAATCGTCCCCTCGGGCGCCGGTGCACCCCGGGAGAAGAAGCCCAACATCTTCGCCCGCATCGCACTGTTCATCCGTCAGGTGCTCGCCGAGCTCCGCAAGGTCGTCACGCCGACCCGCCAGGAGCTCATCAAGTACACCGGCGTGGTGCTCGGCTTCGTCATCATCATGATGGCTCTGGTCTACGGGCTCGACCTGCTCTTCGTCTGGGTCACGACCGTCGTCTTCGGCGTCCCGGCCTGA
- the rplK gene encoding 50S ribosomal protein L11 translates to MAPKKKVTGLIKLQIKAGAANPAPPIGPALGQHGVNIMEFCKAYNAATEAQRGNVIPVEITVYEDRSFTFILKTPPAAELIKKAAGVAKGSQTPHTAKVGKLTKAQVREIAEVKQPDLNANDIEAASKIIAGTARSMGITVED, encoded by the coding sequence ATGGCACCCAAGAAGAAGGTGACCGGCCTGATCAAGCTCCAGATCAAGGCGGGTGCGGCCAACCCCGCGCCGCCGATCGGTCCGGCGCTCGGTCAGCACGGCGTCAACATCATGGAGTTCTGCAAGGCGTACAACGCGGCCACCGAGGCGCAGCGCGGCAACGTCATCCCCGTCGAGATCACCGTCTACGAGGACCGCAGCTTCACGTTCATCCTCAAGACGCCGCCGGCGGCTGAGCTCATCAAGAAGGCGGCCGGCGTCGCCAAGGGCTCGCAGACCCCGCACACGGCCAAGGTCGGCAAGCTCACCAAGGCCCAGGTCCGCGAGATCGCCGAGGTCAAGCAGCCCGACCTGAACGCGAATGACATCGAGGCCGCCTCGAAGATCATCGCCGGCACCGCCCGCTCCATGGGCATCACGGTCGAGGACTGA
- a CDS encoding universal stress protein, whose protein sequence is MSGRIVVGYTATTAGEDAVALGARLAAASGSALDLVVVLPGDDRSVITPPDASYDRYLTGQAGAWLEDAHRLVPAGIAVTPHVRFADSFAEGLVAAADEFGASHIVVGAANGGLRGRHRLGSVATELLHSSDVPVVLAPEGSRRVDPATGITRITAAVGTRPGADALLEEATSLATSTGAELRLLSLVTVDLPASIDTGVIKVAGAAHADQVLSRARAALSDVDAEVVVGKGDSIEDAVAHLSWEPGELAVVGSSRLAQPRRLFLGSTAAKMLHELPVPMIVVPRTRVSEGVSQ, encoded by the coding sequence ATGAGCGGGCGGATCGTCGTCGGATATACCGCCACGACCGCCGGAGAGGATGCCGTCGCCCTCGGTGCGCGCCTGGCCGCGGCATCCGGATCCGCACTCGATCTCGTCGTCGTCCTGCCGGGCGACGACCGCAGCGTCATCACCCCGCCGGACGCGAGCTACGACCGCTACCTGACCGGTCAGGCGGGTGCCTGGCTGGAGGACGCGCACCGGCTCGTTCCGGCGGGCATCGCCGTCACGCCGCACGTCCGCTTCGCCGATTCGTTCGCGGAGGGCCTCGTGGCGGCCGCCGACGAGTTCGGCGCGTCGCACATCGTGGTCGGCGCGGCGAACGGTGGTCTGCGCGGGCGCCACCGTCTCGGCTCGGTGGCCACCGAGCTCCTGCACTCCTCCGATGTGCCCGTCGTGCTCGCTCCCGAGGGGTCGCGGCGCGTGGACCCGGCGACCGGGATCACCCGCATCACCGCGGCCGTGGGCACCCGCCCCGGCGCGGACGCGCTTCTCGAGGAGGCGACGTCGCTCGCGACCTCGACGGGCGCCGAACTGCGGCTGCTGTCGCTGGTCACGGTCGACCTGCCGGCGAGCATCGACACCGGCGTGATCAAGGTCGCCGGCGCCGCGCATGCCGATCAAGTGCTCAGCCGGGCGCGGGCCGCGCTCTCCGACGTGGACGCCGAGGTGGTCGTCGGCAAGGGCGACAGCATCGAGGACGCCGTGGCCCACTTGAGCTGGGAGCCCGGCGAGCTCGCGGTCGTCGGATCCAGTCGTCTCGCGCAGCCACGGCGGCTGTTCCTCGGCTCTACGGCGGCGAAGATGCTGCACGAGCTTCCTGTTCCGATGATCGTGGTGCCCCGCACGCGCGTCTCTGAAGGAGTGTCGCAATGA
- the rplA gene encoding 50S ribosomal protein L1 → MATKSKAYQAAAAKIDADKFYTPTEAVELAKKTGSAKFDSTVEVALKLAVDPRKADQMVRGTVILPHGTGKTARVIVFATGPAAEAALAAGADEVGGAELIEKVAGGYTSFDAAVSTPELMGQVGRLGKVLGPRGLMPNPKTGTVTPNPAKAVEEIKGGKIEFRVDKHANVHFVVGKASFSADQLDENLKAALEEIIRLKPSSSKGRYIQKGAVSTTFGPGIPLDVNAL, encoded by the coding sequence ATGGCTACCAAGTCCAAGGCATACCAGGCCGCCGCGGCGAAGATCGACGCGGACAAGTTCTACACGCCCACCGAGGCCGTCGAGCTGGCGAAGAAGACAGGGTCGGCGAAGTTCGACTCGACCGTCGAGGTCGCCCTCAAGCTCGCCGTCGACCCCCGCAAGGCCGACCAGATGGTGCGCGGCACCGTCATCCTGCCCCACGGCACCGGCAAGACCGCCCGCGTGATCGTCTTCGCGACGGGTCCGGCCGCTGAGGCCGCGCTCGCCGCCGGCGCCGACGAGGTCGGTGGCGCGGAGCTCATCGAGAAGGTCGCGGGCGGCTACACGTCGTTCGACGCGGCGGTCTCGACCCCCGAGCTCATGGGCCAGGTCGGTCGACTCGGAAAGGTGCTCGGCCCCCGTGGTCTCATGCCCAACCCGAAGACCGGCACCGTCACCCCGAACCCGGCCAAGGCCGTCGAGGAGATCAAGGGCGGAAAGATCGAGTTCCGCGTCGACAAGCACGCCAACGTGCACTTCGTCGTCGGCAAGGCCTCGTTCTCGGCCGACCAGCTCGACGAGAACCTCAAGGCTGCGCTCGAGGAGATCATCCGCCTCAAGCCCTCCAGCTCGAAGGGCCGCTACATCCAGAAGGGTGCGGTGTCGACCACGTTCGGCCCCGGCATCCCGCTGGACGTCAACGCACTCTGA
- a CDS encoding acylphosphatase, whose translation MRRVHVMVHGRVQGVGYRYTMRTVAAAAGVAGWVRNLPDGSVEAEIEGTHEQIDRIVAWMAQGPPGARVDTAMVTDAEPTGQPGFVVRD comes from the coding sequence ATGAGACGCGTCCACGTGATGGTGCACGGCCGGGTGCAGGGCGTCGGCTACCGGTACACGATGCGGACGGTCGCCGCGGCCGCGGGGGTCGCCGGGTGGGTGCGCAACCTTCCGGACGGCAGCGTCGAGGCCGAGATCGAGGGCACGCACGAGCAGATCGACCGGATCGTGGCGTGGATGGCGCAGGGGCCGCCGGGCGCGCGCGTCGACACGGCGATGGTGACGGATGCCGAACCCACCGGGCAGCCCGGCTTCGTCGTCCGCGACTGA
- a CDS encoding amino acid ABC transporter permease: MADPGIWQLLVDSFWPLLLAAITGTIPLALASFALGLIIAIGLALMRLSGNVVLAGIARAYISVIRGTPLLVQLFVIFYGLPSVGVVIDPWPAAIIAFSLNVGGYAAEVVRAAILSVPRGQWEAAHTVGLSRGRTLTRIVLPQAARVSVPPLSNTFISLVKDTSLASTILVTELFRQAQQIAAFSFEFMAIYLEAALIYWIICLVLSSGQSAIEKRLDRYVAH; encoded by the coding sequence ATGGCAGATCCCGGCATCTGGCAGCTGCTGGTCGATTCGTTCTGGCCGCTGCTGCTCGCAGCGATCACCGGGACGATTCCGCTCGCGCTCGCCTCGTTCGCCCTCGGGCTGATCATCGCGATCGGCCTCGCCCTCATGCGTCTGTCGGGCAACGTGGTGCTGGCCGGCATCGCGCGGGCCTACATCTCGGTCATCCGCGGCACACCGCTCCTGGTGCAGCTGTTCGTCATCTTCTACGGGCTGCCTTCGGTCGGCGTCGTGATCGATCCGTGGCCGGCAGCGATCATCGCGTTCTCCCTCAACGTCGGCGGGTACGCCGCCGAGGTCGTCCGCGCGGCGATCCTCTCGGTGCCGCGCGGGCAGTGGGAGGCCGCGCACACCGTCGGACTGTCCCGCGGTCGCACGCTCACGAGGATCGTCCTCCCGCAGGCCGCTCGCGTCTCCGTTCCTCCGCTGTCCAACACGTTCATCTCCCTCGTGAAGGACACCTCGCTCGCCTCGACGATCCTCGTCACGGAGCTTTTCCGGCAGGCCCAGCAGATCGCGGCGTTCTCGTTCGAGTTCATGGCGATCTATCTCGAGGCCGCCCTCATCTACTGGATCATCTGCCTCGTCCTCTCGAGCGGGCAGAGCGCGATCGAAAAGAGGCTGGACCGCTATGTCGCCCACTGA